A segment of the Methanomassiliicoccales archaeon genome:
TACCCTCTGCTCATTGATCTCCTTGGCGATCTCGAAACGCAGCCTGGCCATCTCCCGGGAACGTTCCTTCGAGTGGCGGCTGACCACCTGATCGTCCATTGCCAGGGCATCCGTACCAGGTCGAGCGGAAAAGCGGGTGACGTTTACGATGTTCGGTTTGATCCGGCGCAGCAATTCCATTGTGGCCACATGCTCCTTCTCCGTCTCCCCAGGAAAACCTGTGATGACGTCCGTCGAGAGCGTGAGCTTTGGAATGACCCTGCGGAATCTGGAAACCAGATCCTCGAACTCTCCCACCGTATATGCGCGCTTCATGCGTCTCAAGGCCTCGTCGCTGCCGCTCTGCACTGGCAAGTGGAGGAACTTGTAGACCTTCTCGTTCCTGAAGGCCTCGGCAAGAGGGCCGATGATGTCCTTCAGGCTGTCCGGGTTCATCATACCCGCCCTCGTTCGGAACTCCCCTTCCAATCGGCAGACGTTCCGCAGAAGTTCGGCGAAGCTCGTGCCCAGGTCGTAGCCGTAACAACCGGTGTCCTGACAGGTGAGGTATATCTCCTTCGCTCCCGCCCCTAGCGCCTCATTGACCTGTGCCAGCACATGTTCCGGAGGTCGGCTGACCAAAGAACCTCTCGCCAAACGGGTGATGCAATAGCTGCACGAGCCCAAGCAGCCCTGGGAGATAGGGACGATGGCGGTGATGCCTTTGATCTTCGGGGCGGCTGGTCTCGTGTCCATCGCCCCGAACCTGCTTTCGACGAGGGTCTCGAAATCAGGATACCTTGCGGGAGGAATGACCAACGCATCCGGGACCTTCCGCAGCACCTCATCCGCCTGCACCGAGGCCATGCAGCCCGTGACCACGATCCCTTTGCCTTCGTTGCGCAGCTGGCGCATGCGTTTCAGAACCTTCAGCTCCGTCGCTTCGATCACAGTGCAGGTGTTGACCACCACCACTTCAGCCTCTTCAGCCGTGCAAGAGACCTCGTGACCCAGGTGGTCCAGCTTGCGCTCCATCTCCTGGCCCTCGCCCTGGTTCATGGTGCAGCCATAGGTCTCGACGAAGAACCTCACGCGCCTCCAATCGGCTCCGCGTATATATCTTTGTCAAGGCTGCCGTGAGGCGGTCCTTGTCGCGCTTCACTGAGTCGTATTTCTCCTCGATCTCTTTGCGGCCTTGGAAGACCATATCTATCAGGATTGAACTCGTGGCCTCAGACACTCTACTCCTTTTTCTTACCGCTACGGAACTCCGTTGACTGAACCTTACCCTCACAAGCTCGGCGCAGGCGACAGACTTATGTCATGGGTGGCTGAATTCTCCCAGCGAGGTCGTTGAGTTCGAATCGAACTGAGAATAGTGCGACCTAATCATCCGCAGACTGAGGAGGTTGAGGCCTTGAAGGGGATCGTTGTCTACGATAGCGTGCACGGGAACACCAAGCAAGTGGCCGAGGCCATAGCCGAGCAGATCAGATCTGAAGGTCACCAAGTCGAGCTGAAAGCCCTAAGGGAAGGAAGCGTAGGAGCGGTCTTGGGGGACTTCATGTTCATAGGCTCGCCCACCAGGGCAGGTCGCATGACCAAGGAGGCCAAGGAGTTCGTAGAGAGCCTGGATGTTGATTACTAGAAGGATTGGCCAATAGTAGTCTTCGACACCATCGGGCCATTGTCCAAGGACAAGGAGAAACGCAATAAGACCTTGAAGATGGCCGAGGGCTATTCAAAGAACGCAGCCTCGAAGTTGCAGGAGTTGTGCAGGGAGCGCGGCCTGAAATGTTCGAACGCCATGCATTTCGCAGTGACCGGCATGTGGGGGCCGCTGGCCCCGGACGCGCTAGATATGGCGAGGGATTTCACCCGCCAGTTCCTGGCCGCACTGAAATGATCGAGGGCTTCTTTCGCGCCGATTGACTCGGTCGTCCATACGCGCGTACAAACCTCAGAACACTCGAGGGGGCGGCGAGGTACTCCCTATTGGCACTACCGGTCGAAGCGCCTCGATATGGCCCATGGAACGCTGCGCACCCTGGATCAACGATTGTGCACGTTTCGTCCGCTTCCGTTCCTGAACCGATACCTAGTTATAGCCTGTTAAGATTGTTATTTATAAGGTGTTTCAATGGCGAAAGTAGCAATTGTAGTCAACGGAGGAGAACCGAAGAACGTCTATCCGCCTTTCGTTCTAGGAACGAGTGCACTGGCGGTCGGGGACGAAGTGATTATGTTCTTCGCCCCCGCAGGCGGAATGTGGTGCAAGAAGGGCGAACTGGAGAAGATCACCGGCAAGGGCATGCCCCCCATGACGGACCTGATCGGAAAGTTCAAGACGCTGGGCGGCAAGCTCTACCTGTGCGAGCTGGCGCTCGAGGCCCGCGACCTCAAGAGAGAGGACGTCAGGACCGACACCGAGATCATCGGCGCCACCGAGTTCATGTCAAAGGCCAGTCACTGCACCGTGACCTTCGCGTTCTGAGCCGCCACGCGAACAGCAACAATGGGTGAGAATCACGGCGACCTACATGCTTGATACGCTGGGGAAGAAGTGCCCGCAGCCCATTCTGGAAGTGGTGATCAAGGCCAAGGAATTGAAGCCGGGGGACATATTGGAGGTCCTATCGGACTGCCACTCCTTCCCCCGGGACGTGAAGGCCTGGGCCGAGATGACCAAGCGGGTGCTGCTCTTCTGCAACGACGAGGGAGGCAAGTTCAGAGCTCAGATCCAATTATAACGCGGATTTGCCGTTCGGAAGGCATAGACCCAGAGAACTGGGCGACCGCCGCCCCGCTCGGGAGATACATATGGCAACGTTCGAACCGAGAATAGTGGGATTTCTCTGCAATTGGTGCGCGTACGCTGGCGCGGACCAGGCCGGAGCCAGCCGGCTTAGCGTACCGGCATCCTTCACCCCGATCCGAGTAATGTGCTCCAGCCGCCTCGACCCGGTGCTCATCCTGACGGCGTTCCTGCGCGGCGCGGACGGGGTGCTAATCGCCGGCTGCCACCCGGGCGATTGCCACTACGACACCGGCAATTTCTACACCAGGAGGAGGCAGGCGCTGCTGAAGGACATACTGAGCGAGCTGGACCTGGAAGAGGAACGCCTGCAGCTCCACTGGGTCTCGGCGTCGGAGGGCAAGAGGTTCGCCGAGATCGTGAACCGCTTCGATGCGCGCGTCCGGGAGCTCGGGCCAACCCCCCTAAAGGAAAAGGTGAGCGTGTGAGCGCGAGCAGGGAGGTACTGGTC
Coding sequences within it:
- a CDS encoding flavodoxin domain-containing protein gives rise to the protein MKGIVVYDSVHGNTKQVAEAIAEQIRSEGHQVELKALREGSVGAVLGDFMFIGSPTRAGRMTKEAKEFVESLDVDY
- a CDS encoding sulfurtransferase TusA family protein, giving the protein MRITATYMLDTLGKKCPQPILEVVIKAKELKPGDILEVLSDCHSFPRDVKAWAEMTKRVLLFCNDEGGKFRAQIQL
- a CDS encoding tRNA (N(6)-L-threonylcarbamoyladenosine(37)-C(2))-methylthiotransferase produces the protein MRFFVETYGCTMNQGEGQEMERKLDHLGHEVSCTAEEAEVVVVNTCTVIEATELKVLKRMRQLRNEGKGIVVTGCMASVQADEVLRKVPDALVIPPARYPDFETLVESRFGAMDTRPAAPKIKGITAIVPISQGCLGSCSYCITRLARGSLVSRPPEHVLAQVNEALGAGAKEIYLTCQDTGCYGYDLGTSFAELLRNVCRLEGEFRTRAGMMNPDSLKDIIGPLAEAFRNEKVYKFLHLPVQSGSDEALRRMKRAYTVGEFEDLVSRFRRVIPKLTLSTDVITGFPGETEKEHVATMELLRRIKPNIVNVTRFSARPGTDALAMDDQVVSRHSKERSREMARLRFEIAKEINEQRVGEKTYALVSEQGKGGSLICRDPFCTPIVIKEHAILGELKKLEVVGYAATHLFGRLV
- a CDS encoding DsrE family protein, with product MAKVAIVVNGGEPKNVYPPFVLGTSALAVGDEVIMFFAPAGGMWCKKGELEKITGKGMPPMTDLIGKFKTLGGKLYLCELALEARDLKREDVRTDTEIIGATEFMSKASHCTVTFAF
- a CDS encoding hydrogenase iron-sulfur subunit, whose protein sequence is MATFEPRIVGFLCNWCAYAGADQAGASRLSVPASFTPIRVMCSSRLDPVLILTAFLRGADGVLIAGCHPGDCHYDTGNFYTRRRQALLKDILSELDLEEERLQLHWVSASEGKRFAEIVNRFDARVRELGPTPLKEKVSV